The genomic DNA GAACACGCAAATTCTCAAAAattataaacacaaaacaagtcTCAGCTCGTCATGCAGGATTGTTCCAAGCCAAGGGCTCCTAATGGATTACATTTAAGTGATGCTAAAACCAGTAAGAAGCTGAGCTTCTGCATTTTGAAACAGTTGGTGTGCATTTctctttatattaaaaaaaaaaaaaagacaagaaaagaaaagaaaaaaaaaagaacagtagTAAAGTATCCTAGAGCAATAGAGACCTTTTTTATGGGAGCTCTTTGGAGAAAGGACTGGTTGGAAGTATCCATGCAATTATTTGACTTTAATATAAAAACTCAAGAATAGTGTACCTCTTTTAGGTGTCCAAGCATTGTTATGATGACGGTATTTTTCTCCAGCTGTTGCTTCAGCTTTGTATATTCAGCCACGGCCACGTGGACGTTCTGCACCTATGTCCACATCAACAAATAGTTTAAAAGCATGCTACTAAGTTATACCACAAGAAAAACCTACTGCATGAAACAGAATGAGACCTGGTTCAACTTTCACTTTAAACAATTTCATACATACTTCATTCTCAATGCAGTTTTTTAGAGTGTCCATTTCTTTGGAGACTGCATCAACCTGTAGCATCAACTCCTCTGATGACTGGAGACTGGGCAGGAAATCGTTGTATCGCTTATTTATCATGTCGCACACCTCTTCCTGGAGAAAACACATAAAGACAACCGAGTCATTTATTTCCTAAAAATAATTATGAGACAACCATTTAACTTTTACTCATCTATAACCTGCTGAATAAGCTCAGATTGCACATTTTTGAAGTTTATTAACGATTACAATTATTTGTGTGTCGTTGAAAATAAGACTCAGGCTTTGTGTGTAGTGTAACTCTTAATAAACTATCACAACACACAACAGTTGATATGAATACACTATGGTGGAAATCATGCAAAACCCAAATAAGAGCAGTTAATTTAATGCGGCAGACAAACGTGGAAGAATGTCATCCAAGGCTGTCGGAGCTGGCTAAAACTTCAGCAGGTGTCCTGAAATCCTGTTAACTACAGCCTATTTATTACTATAAGCAAAGATATTagacctaaaaaaacaaaaaacacatcaatgATCAGTTGGCGATAACTAGTCACCTGGTCAAACCTCTGGTGTTTGTATCATCTACGATGCCCAGCCAGAAACATTAAGCCTGTTTAACCACGGCACGGCAAATCACATCATTCATTATAAGATCTGCATCAGACCAAAAGTCGTCTCTAAATCTAGAGAAAGCATAACTTATTTCTTAAACTTACACACCTCCTCCCGTTGTACAGTAATATTTACAAGCCACGTAACCTAGGTGTCAGTACTGAGTCTGTACCACAGATAGCTTAGTCCAAATCTTGCTAAACAAACGAAGTTAACTCGCGTTGAGCTTTACTGACAGTCTGCATGTATATTATCAGATGTTCTGGTTAATTTCTACATACAGCTGAGTGTAACTTCAGGTAGTAAAATTAAAACGGGGACGGGGAACTAACGGTAAACCCGCTAACAGCTAAGACTTGGTTCAAACTTTGCGTAGCGCGACGTTAGCTGATGCTATGACGCTAGTCGGTGGTTACCTTTGTGTCCTCCACTTTTCGCGACATCTTGCTTATTTTGCCGGACAGATCCTCCTTCTCCAGTTTGCCAGAGCTGGCTAGAACTTCAGTCACAAACGACGCCATGCTTTTTAGTAACGTTATAATGTCCTAGCAAAACTGTGACAGGTcagcacaacagcagcagctcaggaCCCGCCGACCGCTCTGATTGGTCCTCACTGTCGTCTTTGATTACGCCTGCAAACTGCTGCGAGATCAAACCACTACCGCCCCCAAGTGTTCCCGCGGGGTAgatgtaaatattaaaaaaaaaagagagaagctgACGCAAAAAGACAgtcataaaaaaaatcttattagtcttatttcatcatttttaaattaatctttaatcttttctcgttttaattttattaattttttttaaaaacatatataaaatACTCACAAAAAATACTGTCTGAAGCTCAAATTGTCTGGTTTATATGTGGAAATTTTGACTcgattttaactttattttatccatgtcttgttttctttttcatttaccTTTGGTCAATGAACTGGTTTCAGtttttgtgcaaatgtactgtttataaggtttggggatcCTGCAGTCAGGTGAGAATGAAAAAGTagcttggatgagtgacgaaacgtttctcctattgaaaatgctacgtccagatgaacaatCGTTTGGTTTCTTTAATTACCCTGCGGGCAGGGCAAACTAATTTTATTTGATTAACTTACTTATCTTAATGGCTAAATTTCATATACATAAATCCAAATTTTCTAACGCAAAACCATCCTGCCACCGTATCCTTTCAATGCTTTTTAGATGAAACCAAACAATATGTTAAAACTATACAACATTCCCAAAATATAAAAGCTTTTGAAACCATAAACGTATGCTCCTTGTTTAATATTATGTGATTTTTCTAGACTGTATCTATTTGTTTTTATACGAAACCCCCTGACATTatgttttgttcatttatatttgtactttgtgttttgtcaatgaaattcatttaaaaaaaacaaaacaaacaaaaaaacgtccagatgaacagactcAACCTTTTGGGGCTTTGGTCAATAGGTGGCGATAATGCTGCTGTAATCTGGTGTTCTAACCGCAAAAGACTAGAAGAAGAACATCGTTTATCTCTATGGCAACGATAACTACCAATTTGCTTCGCTTTGTCCTCAAGTgtttagatttatatttttatacacatatatatacatttattaCTGCTTACATTTACACATTTGACTAATGGCTTTCTTTACGAAATGAAAGTATCTGCACAAAGGCGTATGTGTGTGCTAACTGCAGCTAATAAAAAGTGCTACGGGAGTAGCTAACATCTCACCGCTAAATAGTCATGACAGACTGCTGGAACACAGACACCGGAGAAGCTGTCTATCGGTCCCGGGATGCTATCAAAAACTTGAGAATAAAGTAAGTAGCCTATGGTTGTATTAGATCTTATTTTATACGAGTATTAAAGGTCAACTCATAAAGAAAATGAGTATTACTGAGACTGAGATGAGAAATTTTTGAGCTGTTTTTTTCACTAAACTATTCCACTACTTTCACGGTTTTATGGAAAGAATGTGAAGATTAGAAATCTATGTCTACAAACATATGTGTTAACGTCAAGACACTTTGTTTCCACGCTTTATTTCCATTTGTTCACGTCCTTTAGGGTGCGCATAGAGAGAGTGACCTCCACATCAGCTCTCTCTCAGCATCTCCAACAGCAGTTTCTGTCCCGGCAAGACAGAGGAGCAATTGAACTGGAAACACTGTCATCACAAGGCCAGACAGGtaaaattacagtgagaaactacttctttttttgcttgcttAGTCTTGAGTCAACATGCGATTTCCGGCTTTCCAGCTTGGTTTTAAAATTTATGTTAGAGCTGTGATCATTTGCAGGCCTTGCAGTTTACTGAGGATGTTGCATGAGTTATTATGGCTACATAGCTCAAACCTCTAGCCAGTTTAAAGCTGGTATAAAGGTGGACTttgcatgaaataaaaaaagagtgCTACATTTAAATTGGCAATTACTCGCCCTGAGTAAGCTTTAATACTACAGCCTGTTCTGCACCAGTGCAAGCTGTTCTACAATACTTCAAACTACCCCGTTAAGCCTTCAACCCATAAATAACAACACAACATTATTATCattctttctgtgttttaatgTCACTTGCTGAACAGTCCTTGGTGTTGAAAATGATCAGTCATCTTTCCTCATTTTCCCTTTCCTGTCCTCTTGTTCTTAAATTCTGAGAATAAAGTTCTCTTCAGAAACTCCTCAGAAACTGGCTGTACCTGCAAAAAAGTATAACTGAATAGTATTCCAACCATAACTTAATTCACATTCCGCATGTATTAATAGCATAAGTTGTCTGGAAGCAACCCCAGGCTGCAGCACCTGAAAAATTGACATAATTGATACAATTTCTTCATTAAAGCCTCTattataattaattatttattaatggtGTTCTGAACAGGGGCGTGTCACTTGTATTTGCCCATATTAGGCTGGCTCTTTCCTTTGAGGCTTATTTTAATATCTTGACATTTATGCTACTTTGACATCAGGTGATAATGAAGAGGAGCTAGTGGTTGGCTGGCAGGAGAAATTCTTCAGTCAGGTAGAATTTTGAATATTTAACATCCTACTCGCACTGCAAATTATATTGAAAACAATTGAAATGTTTACTATTTAAAACTGGACACTGGACATTATTACTTTACATTTCTGTGACTGTCTGTGATTCCAGTATGAAATGGAGCTGTTCCAGAACGAAGCAGCATGTCAGACTCCTCTGGACCGTCAGTACCACACAGAAGTCAAAGCCCTCAACAGGGGCAAGGGTCGACGCAATCGCCGAATTTTCACATACTCCGATCATGACCGTTACACTAGCTGCCTTCCATTACATCAGCTGGTAGGTTGCACTGTATTCTCACTGTATTTGTCCAACATGACAAGCATATTTGCAGAGATATTCCAAaagtaatgtttgtttgtttttaataaatatatttaaatgggACACACTAAAGGCTAGATTTGgaccaaaaacatgttttaggtTTAGAAGCACTTACAGTATTTATCACCTATGAGTGTATATCTTTATCATATAACCAAATGGATGCGTTTACTGTAAAGGCTTTTTGCAGTCGTCTGTGTGTTGTGCTTGGTATTTGTGGCATAGTACAGTCTGGCTATCCTGAAAAACCTTACTCAGCTCTATCGAGTAAAGTTTTGTAGATCATCATGTCTCATAAGACATGCCTGCCAGCAAAGTTTAAAAGCAACCCTTTTAACCACTCATTTAGTGGCCACATTAGGCCCTATCATGATTGTTTTTGAACTTTTCGTGCTCAAAAACAGCCATAATTTCAAATTTGCAGGAAACATGCAAcacattaaatatataaaagtaGTGCAGTGTATCCAAAGTGCAGGTGTACCTATCTTTAAGGTGTATTTTTAGTACAAGGACGTATAGATTACATCATACAGTTCATAATGCAGTTCATAGTGCAAATGAATGATACATCCATATAGTTTCGCCTTTCTCATGATTCTGGTGGCATATTGTGCTGATATGGAGGGCATACTGCAACCACTGTTCTTGAAGGCTCTCATTATACTTTTCaagctgctgtttgtcctaACTGTTTTACCGTGCCTGTCAGGATAGAGAAAGTAAACATGCTGTCTGTGATGGCTCTGCTCACAGTACTTTccctgacagtttttttttgaTAACTCTGATAGTTTGACACCTTATTTGCTACACATGGTCTAGACTTTTCTCTCCAAAAGCAACCAGCTTTGCAGATTTctaatttttgtttatttgtgaaaaataaaatctaagaCCCCAAACTGTGCAGTTCCAGCTTCTctaactgtgtttgtgtgtttcttgtGACCTTGTGGTCCTCACAGCAGCATGCTACTGACATATTTACCACCAAATCCAACCCAACCTTCCTGGCTGAGAGGATGGCCAGTGTGAGACACAGACGTCAAGAAAGACGCACCATGTGGGTGGAACTATGTTTTCAGATTGATTAAAAGCCCACATTGTCTTTCCTTGTTACATTCTGTGTATTATTTTCTATTTATCTTCCTGTCTAAATCCATTATAATCCACCTAATGATTCTTTTCCTAATGAAAgtcaaaacataaaaataggaTATAATCCTAACTCTGCgtataaacatgtaaaaagtAATGCCATATTATTGGCTGGCATGCTTTGCAGGGATTCCAGTGTCCCAAAGTCAAAAATCATCAACTGGGAGCCCACAGAGGAGTTTGTGAGGAGCAGGCATGTGGTCAATAATGTCATGCAGACCATGCACATCATGGGGGACCTGGGCCCCAGTGGAAGGTAAGGGAGTCGGCTTGGTTCACACTTTTGATCTCTCATTGAAAATGCAGAAAAGCCCTACTTATCCATTAGTCTTCATTCATTAGGCTTCACTTTCTTAGAACATGTAGTCTGTACTCTGTGTTGGTGATTTTGCTGCCTCTCAGATCAGAGAAATCCATTATGCAGTGTAGGCCCTGCTTGTTTTAGCTTTTCAGAGGAGCAGCTTGTCTTGCAGCACAAAGTGAAGGAGTTGGGAGAACTTTCAGTCTGTCAGgcatttttcttcttgttcttctgtTACTAGGGTTGATTTATTCAGTGTTTCTTAtgtgatttttctgtttgtgttttttgtttcctcAGGCTGGGTCAGAAAGAGAATGAATGTTTGCTGGTAACTATAAAAACCGATGGCTGTGGAACAGTGATTGTAAAACCTGATTTTAACAAAGGCAAAGAGCCCTACAGGCAAGTTTGCAGCATCAGTGGAGATGCGTAGTTTGAGTTCTCACTGATAAAGTATTATTATGTTTGCTACTAACTGAAAAGATGGCAAAAGATCTTTAGGTCAGAAGGTGATGAATTAAATGCAAAGCTGGtgtgatgtttgtgttgttgtgcagGATTGTAACAGAGGGGGAGAGGAGAGAAGTTTGGCGTCTCACTGTTGAGAATGTATCGGGATCTATGAAACCTGAGGACAAGGTCAGGGAGCAGAACATGTACAAAGATGTGAGTTCATCTTCGTGCTTATTTTTTCAGGCTTCAGAAAAAGTATAGTCAAATAACAGGTCTAATCACACAAATACATCAACCTTTCTCTCTTTGTAGCTGTACATAAGGCACAAGGAGTACTTAAATAGCCTCGTGGGACAGGACTTTGAAATGGTAAGACACCTAAGGTCAAAGGATATAGTCACAAATTGTCTTTGTTCTTACTAGATTTTATTCCTGTAGCCTCCTCTAGGTATTCTGCGTTACATGATGAATGGAGAGATAGGTGAGTAGAAATACCGTGCCCATTTTTACAGATACTTTTGGAAACTAACAAACTTCATCATTCAGATGTCCTTTCTTGTTCTTCTCTCTGCCCAGTCTCAGCTCAAGGCTTTGAATATGATAACTTGTACATCCACTTCTTTATGGAACTGCCCAACAGTGAGTCACATGTGATACTTCCAGTATGCAGATGCACTGTGCACTTTATAATGAATTCATTGCATTTAATTTGCCAATTCAgcctaaattattattattattattattattattattatattattattattattattattattattatttaagatTGGTCCAGCCGGCCATTCCAGTCTATGTCAGGGGTTACCCAGACCTGTCGGACTAAAACATTAGGGAAGGTGTGTATTGAAAAGAACTATTTGTTCAATATATTGAGAGCATGGCTGTTTGATGAGATATGTTAAACTCTCGATGTTCTCTCTGCTAACAGGAAAACGTAGCTTTCTTTAGCTACCCCTTCAACTTCGAGGCTTTCTACATGACCGAAAAAGAGAGTGACCGTTAGTATCAGTAACAGATAATCGTCTTTAGGTGATTCACTGTTTTAAAAGGTTAAACTGACACAAGTTTCTTGTTTCTAATTTCAGACTCAGTCCCTCAGTGGCCAGTGCTCTACTTCAAGGTTCTTTCACTGGACTCCTGGCAGCGTTATCGAACTGAAGGCTATGGCTATCTGCTGTTTCCTGCCATGCCTGGTATGCTATGTGTACTGGAAAACTGTTGGATTGAAATTAGGGAAGAAAATATATTGATAATTTCTCATATCCTAAGATTACACATTCAGAATAAACGGCAGTCCCAAACCCAGTTCAGTTAATTTACCCTATATTATAAATATGCATGCCCTATGTATGTAGCATTTTTGCTTAGaaattactaaaatgaataatctTTGGTTAAGTGGTGTCCTCGGGATTCCCATATACTTGTTTTGCCATTCACCTAGGGACCATTTTTGACCCGAGGACACCACAAGGGTTACTCAGCCAAATGTTGGAGCTCAAGTTAACAtttagaaaatatatttttaaaattttatttatttttataattttataataagaccaacaaggataccaaatggatttattttgccaaatggatcatcatggcattgccgtattggtccatttgatcaaactttgttatttttatttattttattttcagttgttacagatgggacagacatgactgggggataggaaagggagaaagaaagagaggaaggaaaagaaaaacagaagggaaaagggacagtgagaaagggcacttacaaagacaaagagaaagaaaaaaaaaaatctcctggctCACCTGTTtagagaaaaaggagaagacaagcaaaaaaaaaacaaaaaaaacaaacaaaaacaaagcaacatactaaacacaacaccatcacattaatctagctaagtgtgaacagcagtaaatactaaatattgaaagttgttggacagacagcgcacaatgtgctttgaagtagcagctaagaaaggtgtagtttgtctacgaacagtgaacacccgtgtgtacacctgtgcggatcaacgcgcttgtatacaaaaggtttccccatgtaacggtctgctagagggtgtggaggcccatagccccgtcccccagggcatgaagcaggcattttataatttttaaaatttaaattaaatttcagCTAAAAAATGTTGTGATAAGTTATAAAAATCACAACTTTTTATTGTCCTGCATTATATGTTTTGTCTGCAtttacgtgtgtgtgcgcgccaGGTAAACACACGATGACATGCCACACATGGAGACCCCTTCAGATGGGGACGGTTTCTGCACTCAGGCGCTTCTTTATTGGAGGTTCTCCAGAGCTTGAGGACCACAGCTACGTCAGAATACCAGGGACATTCAAGGTGGGGTCAAAACTCTGCAGAGGCTCTATGGATCTGACAAATGTTTACACATAATTCAAGTGTataatttttctgttttgcttaaAGAGGATTAGATTTAaagatttattaattttttttaatgaaaaaaagagtgcAGAACTTAACAGCTGCTTAAAATGCCACACTGGATTATAAAGAAAATACTTAAACTTTGATTAGAATGTTTGCCTTTTTAAATCATATTCTAATTCTTGATTTAATAATTAAATGATTTACATAATACAATTAATAAACCCAGTAGGCTTACTACATTACTTAATTAAACTGGGAATGACTTATTTGTTAAACTACAATctgttaaacatttaaatgtaccTTACAACAACTTAACATAAGTTCTGGTTACATTTATTCTTTATCAAAAGCAATGTGTGCATGCTTGAGACCTTACAAATGCAGTGGATAAATTTAACTCCTGGTACGATTATGAAGGCATTTTTTAACCCTCTAGttttatatacatgttttatgttatgttaaatatgatcatttttattttattttattttattttatttctaatatgtctgtatgtctgtgtgtggctGCAGGGGGAGAGGCTGAGTCGCTTTGGCTTCTGCACTGAAACCACAGGAAGTGTCACTTTTAATCTCAACTGCATTCAGCAAGCCAGGTAAGTAAAGCCTGGCTTCAAAAAAGTAGTGCATAGTGTGCCTAACAAATTTATTACATCACCACCCAATGTAAGGTttatgccacagctgccctaaatGAACAGTATTGTTAATTACCACAATCTTTTCTAATGTTTTGTAATGGTTAACCACCAAAATTTATGTGAGCTATTTAATCGAAATAATATTTTGAAAATAGTAAAGCAcactattattgttgttattattattattattattattattatgaatgaaatgaaaacacgAATTCCAGTCTAATAAAAAGGAAtttgatttttagttttaaacagctgtttgacagatttctaaaatatttgttttcttgtttttatgacaaGTAATAAACTTTTTAAGTATTGTACCCAACATTTAATAGAGATATATAGTacttatacagggagtgcagaattattaggcaaatgagtattttgtccacatcatcctcttcatgcatgttgtcttactccaagctgtataggctcgaaagcctactaccaattaagcatattaggtgatgtgcatctctgtaatgagaaggggtgtggtctaatgacatcaacaccctatatcaggtgtgcataattattaggcaacttcctttcctttggcaaaatgggtcaaaagaaggacttgacaggctcagaaaagtccaaaatagtgagatatcttgcagagggatgcagcagtcttaaaattgcaaagcttctgaagcgtgatcatcgaacaatcaagcgtttcattcaaaatagtcaacagggtcgcaagaagcgtgtggaaaaaccaaggcgcaaaataactgcccatgaactgagaaaagtcaagcgtgcagctgccaagatgccacttgccaccagtttggccatatttcagagctgcaacatcactggagtgcccaaaagcacaaggtgtgcaatactcagagacatggccaaggtaagaaaggctgaaagacgaccaccactgaacaagacacacaagctgaaacgtcaagactgggccaagaaatatctcaagactgatttttctaaggttttatggactgatgaaatgagagtgagtcttgatgggccagatggatgggcccgtggctggattggtaaagggcagagagctccagtccgactcagacgccagcaaggtggaggtggagtactggtttgggctggtatcatcaaagatgagcttgtggggccttttcgggttgaggatggagtcaggctcaactcccagtcctactgccagtttctggaagacaccttcttcaagcagtggtacaggaagaagtctgcatccttcaagaaaaacatgattttcatgcaggacaatgctccatcacacgcgtccaagtactccacagcgtggctggcaagaaagggtataaaagaagaaaaactaatgacatggcctccttgttcacctgatctgaaccccattgagaacctgtggtccatcatcaaatgtgagatttacaaggagggaaaacagtacacctctctgaacagtgtctgggaggctgtggttgctgctgcacgcaatgttgatggtgaacagatcaaaacactgacagaatccatggatggcaggcttttgagtgtccttgcaaagaaaggtggctatattggtcgctgatttgtttttgttttgtttttgaatgtcagaaatgtatatttgtgaatgtggagatgttatattggtttcactggtaaaaataaataattgaaatgggtatatatttgttttttgttaagttgcctaataattctgcacagtaatagtcacctgcacacacagatatccccctaaaatagctaaaactaacaacaaactaaaaactacttccaaaaacattcagctttgatattaatgagttttttgggttcattgagaacatggttgttgttcaataataaaattattcctcaaaaatacaacttgcctaataattctgcactccctgtatggtTGGTAAGCTCTACATTATCTGCATTGTTATAGATTAATCACATTTCTTTGGTGGCTAGACTTTATTTGTTtcaacacagcagcaaatctacaacttCACAACTGTCTCCTATTTCACAGTCCCACAATACACTGTAATTTTATTTCTATGTTAATGCAGGTGTtgcaaatataatataatataatggtaaatggcctgtatttatacagcgcttttctagtccctaaggaccccaaagcgctttacatatccagtcatccacccattcacacacacattcacacactggtgatggcaagctacgttgtagccacagccaccctggggcgcactgacagaggcgaggctgccggacactggcgccaccaggccctctgaccaccaccagtaggcaatgggtgaagtgtcttgcccaaggacacaacgaccgagactgtccgagccggggctcgaaccggtaaccttccgattacaaggcgaactcccaactcttgagccacgatcgccccaaacCTCGGTTTGTTTGCATTCAGATGATAATCAGTGATAACAGGAAATGTTTTAATTTCATGTGCAGGGCCTTTGTTGATACTGCCATGCTGAAGAAGAGGAGGCAGAGAGTTTTTGACCAGCTGGGAGGATTTAGTCAGCAAGGAGCTGTTTGCACCATCCTGGGTAAGAAGTCTGGATTTTCAGGACCCACTGAGCTTAGGCTATGGATAAGTTTGAAAGCTAAACCCTGTGGGAAATCGACTCACTGAGATACAAGTTTCTTTCAGCACTTCAGTCTGACATATGTGAGATATGGATCGATTGGTTATAGCTTGGTTTGTTTTCTGAGCTAAAAAATGTGGACTAACATTAGCGTATTATTTCATACCAGTAATATGTAAAATCAAGAAAACAgttaaccttttttttcctttgttatttctgtgtgtatttgttataAATTGCTATGTAAGccttctctgtatgtgtgtagtATTCGACTGGTACTTTCTTCCTTTTGCAGAGGCCTTTCAGAGGGCCAGGAAAAAGATGCAAGAAGCCCGAAAAAGTCTTCCACAAGACCTGATCAGCAGCGCATCCCAGCTACAAATCGAATCCTCTGCTTAAGTCTGAAAAATGGAGTGAGGCTGTTACTGTTTTTTTTGAAGTTTAGATTATAGATTATCACTGGCTGTGATATAAGTGAATTTTTCTCACAAAGAGGAAAATCATGTCTCAATGTTTTAATTGTTGTATTTATGGCTAACATAGTGGATGGTGTACTAATGAAGTTACAATATGAGTGAAGCTGGTAATTAATAGATAGCAGAGCCATTATACCTGCTATGTATGGTTGTACCTggcaatgcatttttttttatagtcaCGGTTTATATTTGATTTCAATAAACGGTCCGATTGTTGGCGTTAACTGAGGCTTTTAAAACCTTGTGAATATAAAGTAATGTTTTGAAAGTttggttttatattttctattgGTTACTTCAAATATCAATGTAGTTGTCATATTTGTTGTaatataaacattttatatCAACTATTACAATTAtctttaaatacttaaaaaaatctaaatcttttttcttcatgcactatattttatatttggtATATGATATTTAGGGGCATTCATACAGTAGTTTAAAGCTGTTCACACAGTCTAGATTGTatgtaaaagtatttttttaaatctttttttgggggggcgcTTGTCTTTTCAGATTgagaaaatattgtttttgtgtgggttttcttCTGTAGTTTGAGGGCTAAAaatgct from Oreochromis niloticus isolate F11D_XX linkage group LG10, O_niloticus_UMD_NMBU, whole genome shotgun sequence includes the following:
- the mks1 gene encoding tectonic-like complex member MKS1 isoform X1, yielding MTDCWNTDTGEAVYRSRDAIKNLRIKVRIERVTSTSALSQHLQQQFLSRQDRGAIELETLSSQGQTGDNEEELVVGWQEKFFSQYEMELFQNEAACQTPLDRQYHTEVKALNRGKGRRNRRIFTYSDHDRYTSCLPLHQLQHATDIFTTKSNPTFLAERMASVRHRRQERRTMDSSVPKSKIINWEPTEEFVRSRHVVNNVMQTMHIMGDLGPSGRLGQKENECLLVTIKTDGCGTVIVKPDFNKGKEPYRIVTEGERREVWRLTVENVSGSMKPEDKVREQNMYKDLYIRHKEYLNSLVGQDFEMPPLGILRYMMNGEIVSAQGFEYDNLYIHFFMELPNNWSSRPFQSMSGVTQTCRTKTLGKENVAFFSYPFNFEAFYMTEKESDHSVPQWPVLYFKVLSLDSWQRYRTEGYGYLLFPAMPGKHTMTCHTWRPLQMGTVSALRRFFIGGSPELEDHSYVRIPGTFKGERLSRFGFCTETTGSVTFNLNCIQQARAFVDTAMLKKRRQRVFDQLGGFSQQGAVCTILEAFQRARKKMQEARKSLPQDLISSASQLQIESSA
- the mks1 gene encoding tectonic-like complex member MKS1 isoform X2: MTDCWNTDTGEAVYRSRDAIKNLRIKVRIERVTSTSALSQHLQQQFLSRQDRGAIELETLSSQGQTGDNEEELVVGWQEKFFSQYEMELFQNEAACQTPLDRQYHTEVKALNRGKGRRNRRIFTYSDHDRYTSCLPLHQLHATDIFTTKSNPTFLAERMASVRHRRQERRTMDSSVPKSKIINWEPTEEFVRSRHVVNNVMQTMHIMGDLGPSGRLGQKENECLLVTIKTDGCGTVIVKPDFNKGKEPYRIVTEGERREVWRLTVENVSGSMKPEDKVREQNMYKDLYIRHKEYLNSLVGQDFEMPPLGILRYMMNGEIVSAQGFEYDNLYIHFFMELPNNWSSRPFQSMSGVTQTCRTKTLGKENVAFFSYPFNFEAFYMTEKESDHSVPQWPVLYFKVLSLDSWQRYRTEGYGYLLFPAMPGKHTMTCHTWRPLQMGTVSALRRFFIGGSPELEDHSYVRIPGTFKGERLSRFGFCTETTGSVTFNLNCIQQARAFVDTAMLKKRRQRVFDQLGGFSQQGAVCTILEAFQRARKKMQEARKSLPQDLISSASQLQIESSA